The sequence CTCCCTGTCTCCCTGTCTCCCTGTCTCCCTGTCTCCCTGTCTCCCTGTCTCCCTGTCTCCCTGTCTCCCTGTCTCCCTGTCTCCCTGTCTCCCTGTCTCCCTGTCTCCCTGTCTCCCTGTCTCACAGTCTCACAGTCTCACAGTCTCACAGTCTCATCTCTTATCCCTTATTTGTAGACTTATTATGACTCAAAAACCATTCATACAATTCGGGATTATTGTAGGCTTTATTCCAAATATCATGCCCCGAATTGGGAAAGACGGTATACCGCGCTTCGTTGGCGGTAATCCGTTTCAACTCTTTCATCAGATTTTCAGAGGAACGCAGGGGAACGACTCTGTCCTTGGCGCCGTGAAACGCCCAGACCGGCAGCTGCCGCAATGTTTCCGCCCATTCCGGCTTTCCGCCGCCGCAGACGGGAGCGACGGCGGCGAGGCGATCGGGATAATCCTTGGCGAATTGAAACGAGCCGAATCCCCCCATGCTGATGCCGGTGAGATAGACTCGGTCGGGATCGATGGAATTGCGCCGTAATAGTTCGTCCAAAAACTCGCTCAACAGCGCACTTTCCCATTTTTTCCGCGCGGGACACAACGGCGCGGCGACGATGAAAGGCAATTTTCCATCTCGCACGACATATTGAATGGGAGTATGCTTTTTCAATTTGGCAAGATTATCTCCCCTCGTTCCCGCGCCATGCAGAATAATCAGCAAAGGCCAGTTTTCTTGTTGTTCGTATTCCTTAGGTTGATAGAGCAAGTATTTATACCCGCTCCCCTTCGGATTGAAGGATTTCTCAAATACGCGAAAAGAACTCTCTTCGCTGAAGACCAAATTCGGCGTAAGCATAAGAACTGCCGCCATCGCCATCCATAAAGCGGATAGAAAACGCAAACTTTTCATGAAATTCCCCTTTTTCCGAAATATTTTCCCATAAAAAAATAAACTCAATTAATCTTTTTTTCTATCTCCACGCCGCCGTAATACGACTCCTAAAAAAACATTTAAAATCGTAGGATGGGTTGCGTTGTTTGACCCATCAATTACTTCTAATCACTCGTCACTGTCTTTAGGATAAACGAAAGAGGGGCGGCCAGGCGACCGCCCCTTTCTTTTTCAAAGGCGATTTTTATAAGGGGAACAATTCCAATTTGCGAATCCAAATCGCCATATCTTTGAACTCTTCGCCGGGGTGAACCTGGAGGCCGATTTTGCCTTCCCCCGATGTGGAATCATGGACGTCGGCGACTTGGGTTCCATTGAGAGTTATGGTCAGCTGGTCGCCCTTGCAGCGGATGACGAACGTATTCCAATCTTCGCGGTTGACCAGCGCTGGATTTTCGTTCTTGGCGATGAACAGTTTTCCCGGACAATAGAGCGAGCCGGACCAGCAGAGGGGATTCTTGTATTCGAGGATGTCGGCCTGGTAGGTGGTTTCGTCGCTATGATAGCGAAACCAGACGCCGCTGTTGGCGGGCCATTGGACTTTGAATTCAGCAACGAGTTCGAAATCTTTGAAGGATTGTTGGGTGAAGAGATCGCCGGGCGCGAAGTTGTCGCCTTGGTGCCCGGTCAAAACGCCGTCTTCCACCGTCCATTTGGCGGCGCCTTTCGCTTCCCAGCCGTTTAAATCCTTGCCATTGAAGAGAG comes from Candidatus Omnitrophota bacterium and encodes:
- a CDS encoding alpha/beta fold hydrolase; the encoded protein is MKSLRFLSALWMAMAAVLMLTPNLVFSEESSFRVFEKSFNPKGSGYKYLLYQPKEYEQQENWPLLIILHGAGTRGDNLAKLKKHTPIQYVVRDGKLPFIVAAPLCPARKKWESALLSEFLDELLRRNSIDPDRVYLTGISMGGFGSFQFAKDYPDRLAAVAPVCGGGKPEWAETLRQLPVWAFHGAKDRVVPLRSSENLMKELKRITANEARYTVFPNSGHDIWNKAYNNPELYEWFLSHNKSTNKG